The Theobroma cacao cultivar B97-61/B2 chromosome 2, Criollo_cocoa_genome_V2, whole genome shotgun sequence genome includes the window GGAAATTTTGTTGTGGTATTTGGCTGCTAGAGGCTCGGATTTTTGCAGGTTACTAGGGTTTTTTAGGATTACCGATTTCTTGATCCGTTGCTATAGTGCCCCCTTTATACTGGGCTAAAGGGGGCACGCTCCCACTACTCTGCCAGACACGAATTTTTCGCGTCTAGCAGGGAGAGGGTGGTGGTTGGCAGGGTGcgtccgcaccctgccagtcatacccttttttttttaattcattttttgtcattttcattttttatgatttattaattaataaaattttattatgatttcTTTTATAGTGTCTACAATTTGGCATTTGCAACCATTCATTTGCAAGcacatttttatatatatataatcaagaTTATTTGTCTTGACAATGCTGGTGAATTTACATCTCAAGCCTTTAATATTGCATATTAGTTGGAATAACTATTGAACAGCCTGTTGCTTATATTTATACACAAAATGGTCTAgcataattatttattaaacactTCCAATTGATTGCAAGCTTATGAAATTCAAACTCCCAATATCTACTTGGGGGCATGCCATTTTGGATGCAGCAGCACTTGTATGAATCAGGCCAAAcgagttattataaattctccCTATACAATTGGTTTATGGTCAGGAATCAAATATTTCTCATCTAAGAATTTTTGAATGTGTAGTATATGTTTTAATTGCTCCACCACAATGCACAAAGATGGGTTCTCAAAGGAGGTCAGGAATATATGTTAGATATGAATCTccattttgtaattaaatatttagaattaTCAATAGGATTCATAACAAATTTTGTCAACTGTCATATTGATGAAACAATTTTTCCAACATTAGAGGGAGAAAAATTAAGcagctgaaaaagaaaaattcttataatgaattatcattatctagttttgaTCATCGCACAAAGCAATACGAACTTaaagttcaaaagataattattttgtaaaatatagtaaatcaGTTGCCAGACGTATTTATTGACTTAaagaaaataactaaattttataTACCAGCTGCAAATGCTCTTATTAGCATTGATGTCCTTGTAGGACAAGGCATGCTAGAAGCTGGAAGCCAATCGGTTCCAAAGATAAAATCctcgaaaaagaaaatgagcaaATATTTATGATGGtcagaaaaaggaaataaatacTCTAGAAGAAACCTTTGACATAATTCATAAACATTCCAGAAAAAATTCAGGTACCTGAAATCAGTTAAACTAAAGAGATCTCAATCAATTATGTCATGATGAGAAAAGATGGAACCGGTAAATAAACGTCGatgatattttgtatataatatagagcccaatattatgaaagaaaatgaggatctTGAACCTACATCTATTGAAGAATGTAGACATAAAAATGATTGGCCAATGTGGTCAGACGCAATCAAAGTGAAATTGAATTCAATTGCAAAACGTGAAGTTTTTGGACCTGTAGTCCGTACACCAAATGACGTAAAGCCAATGGGATATAAATGGGTATTTGTACGAAAACGAAATGAGAAATATGAGATTATGAGATCTAAAGCACGACTTATCACACAATGTTTTACCCAAAGATCTGGTATTAAATATGAAGAGATATATTCTTTGTGGTGGATATAATTACAATTCTATATTAACTAGTTTGGcaataaatgagaaaattaaaatgcatCTAATGAATGTAGCTACAGCCTATTTATATGGCTCATTTGATATCgatatctatatgaaaattcctaaagGATTTAAGTTGCCTGAAACACAAAATTTAAGTTCCCGAGAAATTTATtcgatcaaattaaataaatctttatatggattaaagtAATCCAGACACGTGGTATAATCGCCTTAATGCATATTTGTTGAAGAAGGCTATAGAAATAATCCTATATGCccatgtattttatgaaagggtttagatatgaatttattatatttgttgtttatgttgatgacttgAATATTATTGAAACTCCTGAAGAGTTATTAAAAGTCGTGGATTatttaaagagagaatttaAGATTAAAGACCtcgaaaaaaataaagttttgtttAGGTCTTTAGATTGAACACTTGGCAAATAGAATTTTTgtttatcaattaaattatatcacaaaaatgctaaaatgattttatatgaaGAAAGCATATCTATTGAGTTTACCAATGGTTGTAAGGTCATTAGATGtgaaaaaagatatttttcgACCTCGTGAGGATAATAAAGAACTTTTTAGTCCTGAAGTACCGTATCTTATTGAAATTGGAGTACTAATGTATCTTGCTAGCAATACATGACTTGATATATCAATTGTTGTGAATTTATTAGCAAGATAGAGTTCTTCTCCAACTCGAAGATATTAGAATagaattaaacatatacttcGATATCTCCGAGGAACAATGGATATAGGCTTacattattcaaatgcatcaaaataaaatttaattagttatatagatgcatgatatttatttaatcTACACAAAGTTCGATCCCAAACAGGTTATTTGTTCACATATGGAGTTATGGCTATTTCATGGTATTTTATAAAGCAAACTATAGTTGTTACTTCTTCTAATTATGCAGAAATTTTAGCAACTCATGAGCAAGTTGTGAATGTGTCTGGTTAAGATCTGTAACTTAACATATTCGAGAAACGTGTGACATGTCAACCAAGAAGGAAATTCCAACAACGTTATATGAGGATAATACTACTTGCATAGCACagttaaatgaaatatatattaaaggcGATCGAACAAAACACATAGTTCGCCAAAATTCTTCTTAATGATCTCCAAGAAATGGTGAAATAAGTGTTTAACAAATTCAGCCAAGTGACAATCTAGCAGATTTGTTCAGTAAAACCCTTCCTACTGTAATAtttgaaaagttaaaatgTATCATTTTAAGTATCTCTATAATGCAGTCATCAGGGGGAGTAAAATACGCACTAtactcttttccttcatcaaacttttttccactgaatttttcttaataaggtttttaatgaggcTGTATTTCAAAAGTGTATTTTTGAAATGATTATatactctttttccttcactcggatttttttcccttgaggttttttttttggtaaggTTTTAACGAGACGTATTCTTAATACAATAGATATTCAAGGGGGGactgttatgaatatttttgtgaatatctATTTATGTTATCTATATCTAGATTTAGAtgtaaattagattgaatGAATATTAGGTTTTAATCCATCTAATCCTTTAGTATTatcttcatcttgtaaattGAATTTAGATAAGGGGTTATTAGCCTATAAATAGGCCcattcacttcatttgtaaagaCACACTTGAATATGATTTTCTTACTCTCTCTAAATACTTTTTTCCATTctgaatatttttgtttatatttatcttatagttgttcttttagatttatttcataacatcattttttccatttcttttttggcttgaactattttttttttaaaaaaagagagacGTTGTTTTGTAGTAAATTTCATTCACAACTGacagtaaaatttaaaaataaaaattctgaTAATAGACAgagaaaaatccaaaaatttcaactctTAAGATTCAAGTATGAGTGATTGCTTTAAACGAGGAATACATTTTGGCAAAGGATATTGTATGCCTATGAGTTGTTGTGTCCAAGACTAACAACGCATCCATGACTACAAAGCTCCTTTTCTCCTTCCTCTTCCATGGGCTCCAGACTCCTCCATGGATCCCTGTTCGCTGATGTGTTGAACACGTGGACAACCGACACCACCCTGCAGAGCTCCCCTGGCTTCCTGTATCCTGCCAAGAAGAACAAGTGTGTCCCGACGGGTGCCATGGTAATGTAAAGCCGTTTGATGGGAGGCCAATTTGCGGCTGAAATGGAAATTGGAGAAGACAATGTTTCCAAGTGTGACCCATCAACCTCATTCCATAATTTCCCATCATAAGCCTCTATGTGACCTTTCCAAGCATTCAGACAATCCCCCGAGCTATAAAGCTTTTCATCAACCGCCACTATCTGATTAGGTGGCACGTCCAATTGCCACATTCCCATCACAAGTTCCCACTTGGCATTATCCGAGTCGTACACCTCAGCCGAACATCTCCCAATCGTGTTCCATGGCAACTTATCCAAATCCGCCTTCTCAGCAAACCCTCCTACCACGTAGATTTTCCCCTGCCATGTCACCCCAACTGATTTGTATCTCAGCACGCTCATGTTAGGCAGTGGTTTCCACTCGTCAAGTGCCGGGTCGTACACCTCAGCCGATGAGGTGCCACGTGCGATGCCTAATGTGCACTGCCCACCTGCCACGTAGATTTTATCGTCGCACACGGTGCACGCGAAATCGAACCGCGGGGTGCCAAGTGGCTCACACTTGGACCACGCGCCATTGCGAATATCATAGCGTATGACAGATGAGAGGACCTCACGATCACCCTCAACAATTTCGTCAGAGTCAGGGCCTGGAGCCTTGCGACAAAGCCTGCCCCCGATAATGTAGATTGAGTCACCAATTGAGGCCATGGAAAAACCCTTCCGCACATGGTTCTCACGTAGTTCAGGAATCCTGTCAACTCGATGCCAAGAGTTGTTTGAAGGGTCGTAACATTCTATCCAATTGGACATGTTTGTGGTTGCCAATAAATCATTAGAACAAAAGCAAGTATAGATCCTATAATTCGTGAATGGATTTTCGGGTATGGAGGGAGGAGAAGGTAGAGGGGAAATGGAACCCATGAACTAGACAGGTAAGTAGCTTGGAACGGTGGTAAATGTGAAGTGAAAGGGGGGAATTGGATGGTGTGGCATAGAGGTGAAGATATAGGGAGCAAGCGGATAAAACGAGGAGAAGGATAGCTTTTGATGTTATCGACGATGTGGTAGGTAAGGAGGGTTGGGAGGTATTTCGGAAACCATGGGGGAAAAATCTaagtttttcttgttttgtctTCATTGTGTTTTTGCTGTATCTGATACCCTCATTGGCCTATCTTTATGAAAAAGAGGGATGCCAAAAGAATCTTCCCtcttttttcttacttgattcgTGAATAtcaagtcttttttttttttgcttataCTATCCTCGGGgagatgaattttttaaattgatctttatgTGCAATTGTGTCAACAAGAGTCTACAGTTTTGGTCTTTTATTCTCCCAGAATTTATCATCATCCTTCCTATGATCCCTTGAAAAACTCTACGTGAACATTCTTGTGGAATTGAAGGGGGCTTTATCTGAAGGTCAAGCACTTCATCTTTTATGGAGTAGGCTCCTAGGACCCATATTCTTTCGTTCATGAATCACTGGGAAAACAAATTGGGCTCTAGACCTTTGTACGTGAAGTAGAGATGTAGATGGAATTGACTCACAGCACCAAGGTCCAAGAAGAACAGAAGAAGAGCCCACGGACCACCTTTCTAGCCCAATCAGGAGTGACCCAATAAGCTTAAAAGCCTAAAGCAactatcatatattttttaaataactaatataaatcatcaatcaaaatttttaattcaaataaattaactatcacataaaataaaataatataataatatgatataaactataaattaaaataaaaaaatctgtaAATATTAAAACAATAGTACTTAATTATTGAATACTTATTACAAACCGTAAAAAAAGTTCAcgattttatcaaaataataacataacagactttttatttattctttgaagggaaattgaatttaaaaataagaagaaaaaaagagcaaatgagaaaagaagaattccAAAGTAGATActatacattgaaaaaaaattgattttatataaaaaaaaaataattgttgaaatttattaaatatgttaattgaaaataagataaataagttaaaaaaaagctattggagatgattaaatatatatgactgttagttgattgaaaataaaaaaaataattaaaaattaaaagcattctagaaattaagaaataataaaaaattaaaatttattaagcatatttttagaaaaatgagaaaatagataattttattaattattaattattttaatataattttaaatttttatatatttttaatttaatttaattatattataaaattataaaaccttTTCAAATTTGAGGTCTCTCTAAATTGGGGCCTAAAGTCCTTGCTTCAGTGACTTTATCCAAGGGCCGGCGCTGGCCCAACTATAACTGAACGTGCTATTGCTTGTAGTACTATCTGTTTATAATTTCTCTACAAAAGCCCACTGGTTTTCACAAGAAGAATTCAAGTATTCAAGCTTGGTGATTCTATCTTTAATCCttgtatataattttttgatgTGACCAATTGACCAACAAAGGAAAAGAGGGTTCCTTGCCTTCCCGCTACTTGTATTCGTTTGAGGGGTTGTGACTGTGAGCCTGTGATCATGCAACATTTCTCCCTGCTCCCTAGCTATATCAATATGATGGCTCAATAATTGAGGGTCAGAGGTAGAGATACATATATATCTAAGGCAAAAGAAACTGCTTAGGGTGGGTTAGAGACAGACCAGAATGTCCTGAAAGATTAAATATTGGAATCTACTAATTAAGATGTCAGGACTTAAGTTGGGGATCAGTGCTGCTTTACTCCCACCATAACCTGttagctttttcttttggtaaaTATAACCTGTAGCATCTTCGGTATGCTATTGTCCTATATATTGATTGATTCTAAGCTATTGGGCAAGGCGATGCAGGtgtcattatttttctatgaGATTTTGTGATCTATAAATTTCCTTCATTGTCTAGGAATTCTCAAATCATGGACTATATGTACATAGAGCATTGGTCCTACCTTCAATCTTATTTATGATTTTGTAAGTCCAACCACATAAATTGACAGGCTCTAGACATAAGCACTGGTCCCATGACACATTAGTTGATTAGAATACATCTTAAAAACAAGAATTTCTGAATGCCGTTAAGTGCTGGTCAGAGAAAAAGCAAAACTAATCTCTCTTTGGGTCAAAATTAACTTCTCCCCAAGATCAAGAGTAAAGCTCTATACATATTGGCATCCAGCCACTGATTCAAACCGTGATACAGCCACAGCTGCTTGCAGCCTTGCACTCTCCAGTCTACATGATCTTAACTAATTTGATGGGGGAAAAATTGGCAGCATTTCTCTAAACAAGACGTTCATTGTAAAGTCACAAACTTGTTTGTCTACcgtatataataaaataagaaaaatgtttaaaaaataaaaaataataatttgaaattatttgaaCAAGACATATAACGTTTACATCATTTATGcagaatttgattattttttgtttctacTATTGGATCCCGAACCATTGACGAATATCCAAAATAATTAGCTCTTTGCAATTAGATAAAAAGGCTATATGCCCACGATGCTTATGTTTCTTGG containing:
- the LOC18608659 gene encoding kelch-like protein 8, coding for MGSISPLPSPPSIPENPFTNYRIYTCFCSNDLLATTNMSNWIECYDPSNNSWHRVDRIPELRENHVRKGFSMASIGDSIYIIGGRLCRKAPGPDSDEIVEGDREVLSSVIRYDIRNGAWSKCEPLGTPRFDFACTVCDDKIYVAGGQCTLGIARGTSSAEVYDPALDEWKPLPNMSVLRYKSVGVTWQGKIYVVGGFAEKADLDKLPWNTIGRCSAEVYDSDNAKWELVMGMWQLDVPPNQIVAVDEKLYSSGDCLNAWKGHIEAYDGKLWNEVDGSHLETLSSPISISAANWPPIKRLYITMAPVGTHLFFLAGYRKPGELCRVVSVVHVFNTSANRDPWRSLEPMEEEGEKELCSHGCVVSLGHNNS